A stretch of Lysobacter sp. K5869 DNA encodes these proteins:
- a CDS encoding alkaline phosphatase D family protein: MHDHDAFRRRFLLQSGSALGLGALHGALPALAAPALIASESARPKLPYGLQFGDVGDGRGTVWARADRAARLLVEVGDEDGFRRALRLRGPLATAASDFTARLDVPLPPGGAHRRVRVAFEDARSGVRSDWSEGRLRPAPRGPLARTRPVRLVWGGDVAGQGWGINPEAGGMRIFEAMRRRDPDFFLHSGDTIYADGPIAAEAAAEDGRVWRNLVAEGVHKVAETLDEYRGRYRYNLLDENLRRFAAQVPQLWQWDDHEVVNNWSPSKDLSADPRYTVKDIDVLVRRARQAFLEYSPQRRGCDPERARIDRVVHYGPLLDVFVLDMRSYRGGNSDNLQAAPGADTAFLGRRQLRELAENLRRSRALWKIVAADMPLGLQVPDGADAQGRPRWEAVANGDPGLPRGRELEFAELLHAIRRVDNVVWLTADVHYCAAHYYDPNRAAFQDFSPFWEFVAGPLNAGSFGPNALDATFGPQVVFQKAPPKPNASPLAGFQFFGEVNIDPDSRALSVDLRDIDGRSVFAKTLAAA; encoded by the coding sequence ATGCACGACCACGACGCCTTCCGCCGCCGCTTCCTGCTGCAATCCGGTTCCGCCCTCGGCCTGGGCGCGCTGCACGGCGCGCTGCCCGCGCTGGCCGCGCCGGCGCTGATCGCCAGCGAATCGGCGCGGCCGAAGCTGCCCTACGGCTTGCAGTTCGGCGATGTCGGCGACGGCCGCGGCACGGTCTGGGCGCGCGCCGACCGCGCCGCGCGCTTGCTGGTGGAAGTCGGCGACGAAGACGGCTTCCGCCGCGCGCTGCGCCTGCGCGGGCCGCTGGCCACCGCCGCCAGCGATTTCACCGCGCGCCTGGACGTGCCGCTGCCGCCGGGCGGCGCCCACCGCCGCGTGCGCGTCGCCTTCGAGGACGCGCGCAGCGGCGTGCGCAGCGATTGGAGCGAAGGCCGGCTGCGCCCGGCGCCGCGCGGGCCGCTCGCGCGCACCCGGCCGGTGCGCTTGGTCTGGGGCGGCGATGTCGCCGGCCAAGGCTGGGGCATCAATCCCGAGGCCGGCGGCATGCGCATCTTCGAGGCCATGCGCCGGCGCGACCCGGATTTCTTCCTGCATTCGGGCGACACCATCTACGCCGACGGCCCGATCGCCGCCGAAGCCGCGGCCGAGGACGGCCGCGTGTGGCGCAACCTGGTCGCCGAGGGCGTGCACAAGGTCGCCGAAACCCTGGACGAGTACCGCGGCCGCTATCGTTACAACCTGCTCGACGAGAATCTGCGCCGCTTCGCCGCGCAAGTCCCGCAACTGTGGCAGTGGGACGATCACGAAGTGGTCAACAATTGGTCGCCGAGCAAGGACCTCTCGGCCGATCCGCGCTACACGGTCAAGGACATCGACGTGCTGGTGCGGCGCGCGCGCCAGGCCTTCCTCGAATACTCGCCGCAACGCCGCGGCTGCGATCCCGAACGCGCGCGCATCGACCGCGTCGTCCATTACGGCCCGCTGCTGGACGTGTTCGTGCTCGACATGCGCAGCTACCGCGGCGGCAACAGCGACAACCTGCAGGCCGCGCCCGGCGCCGACACCGCGTTCCTCGGCCGCCGCCAGCTGCGCGAACTGGCCGAGAACCTGCGCCGTTCGCGCGCGCTGTGGAAGATCGTCGCCGCCGACATGCCGCTGGGCCTGCAAGTGCCCGACGGCGCCGACGCGCAGGGCCGGCCGCGCTGGGAAGCGGTGGCCAACGGCGATCCGGGCCTGCCGCGCGGGCGCGAGCTGGAATTCGCCGAACTGCTGCACGCGATCCGCCGGGTCGACAACGTGGTCTGGCTGACCGCCGACGTGCATTACTGCGCCGCGCATTACTACGACCCCAACCGCGCCGCGTTCCAGGATTTCTCGCCGTTCTGGGAGTTCGTCGCCGGCCCGCTCAACGCCGGATCGTTCGGGCCCAACGCGCTCGACGCCACCTTCGGCCCGCAAGTGGTGTTCCAGAAGGCGCCGCCGAAGCCCAACGCCTCGCCGCTGGCCGGGTTCCAGTTCTTCGGCGAGGTCAACATCGATCCCGACAGCCGCGCGCTGAGCGTGGATCTGCGCGACATCGACGGCCGCAGCGTGTTCGCCAAGACGCTCGCCGCGGCGTAA
- a CDS encoding aminotransferase class V-fold PLP-dependent enzyme — MSSFPLQGRKTLPARGQPWSELQEAMSALRSADTDWRRGRASLDVYYAGEDVLDVARRAYAMFMSENARAPQFPSLQRMQDDLVQISLSLLGGGREAAGTVTSGGAESALLAVRSAYRAFRARRPQVRRPHLLVPASVDPVYEQAAEMMGLDLIRVAIGGDYRASVQTLSQCVELETMMIVASAPSLPFGAIDPIEALGRLAREREVWLHVDACIGGFLAPHVARFVPNVPRFDLALPGVRSLAADLHKFGYAANGVSVLLYADADDQAHQAFEYNQWPKGTWRTQTLSGSLAGGAVAAAWAVMHYLGETGYRSLAQRVMHLRDRYLEGIERIGGLHVLGQPDLSVIAFGSDEFDIHAIGDAMQTRGWQISRLSAPAALHMTVTPVHDQAVDAYLDDLARCVLTARK; from the coding sequence ATGTCCTCGTTTCCCCTGCAAGGACGCAAGACCCTGCCCGCCCGCGGCCAACCGTGGAGCGAGCTTCAGGAAGCCATGTCGGCGCTGCGCAGCGCCGACACCGACTGGCGCCGGGGCCGCGCGTCGCTGGATGTGTACTACGCCGGCGAAGACGTGCTCGACGTCGCCCGCCGCGCCTACGCGATGTTCATGAGCGAGAACGCGCGCGCGCCGCAGTTTCCGAGCCTGCAGCGCATGCAGGACGATCTGGTGCAGATCTCGCTGTCGCTGCTCGGCGGCGGCCGCGAAGCCGCCGGCACGGTCACCAGCGGCGGCGCCGAAAGCGCGTTACTAGCGGTGCGCAGCGCCTATCGCGCGTTCCGCGCGCGCCGCCCGCAGGTGCGGCGGCCGCATCTGCTGGTGCCGGCCAGCGTCGATCCGGTCTACGAGCAAGCCGCCGAAATGATGGGGCTGGACCTGATCCGCGTGGCCATCGGCGGCGACTACCGCGCCAGCGTGCAGACGCTGAGCCAGTGCGTCGAACTGGAAACGATGATGATCGTCGCCTCAGCGCCGTCGCTGCCGTTCGGCGCGATCGACCCGATCGAAGCGCTCGGCCGGCTCGCGCGCGAGCGCGAGGTGTGGCTGCACGTGGACGCGTGCATCGGCGGCTTCCTCGCGCCGCACGTGGCGCGCTTCGTGCCGAACGTGCCGCGCTTCGATCTGGCCTTGCCGGGCGTGCGCTCGCTGGCCGCGGACCTGCACAAGTTCGGCTATGCCGCCAACGGCGTGTCGGTGCTGCTCTACGCCGATGCCGACGATCAGGCCCATCAGGCCTTCGAATACAACCAATGGCCGAAGGGCACGTGGCGCACCCAGACCCTGTCCGGCAGCCTCGCCGGCGGCGCGGTTGCCGCGGCCTGGGCGGTGATGCACTACCTCGGCGAGACCGGCTACCGCAGCCTCGCGCAACGGGTGATGCACTTGCGCGACCGCTACCTGGAAGGGATCGAGCGCATCGGCGGCCTGCACGTGCTCGGCCAGCCGGACCTGAGCGTGATCGCGTTCGGCTCGGACGAATTCGACATCCACGCCATCGGCGATGCGATGCAGACGCGCGGCTGGCAGATCAGCCGCCTTTCCGCGCCGGCCGCGCTGCACATGACGGTGACGCCGGTGCACGATCAGGCGGTGGATGCGTATTTAGACGATCTGGCGCGTTGCGTGCTGACGGCCAGGAAATAG
- a CDS encoding glycosyltransferase family 2 protein produces the protein MNSINSLAVVVPMFNEAQSIDRFIDRTVLALAATGLDIRFVFVDDGSSDDSVARASARLPELPGSAVVQLSRNFGKEAALLAGLDAALAGECDAIVMIDADLQHPPEAIPKMVEEFRNGNDVVIASRASRTGDSFARRSFTKLFYKSINWLAEIPIVDGDGDFRLLGRDVVEALCSLREQHRFTKGLYSWVGFQQLRMPVEYETRDAGESKFRYGPLVALALNAVTSFSAKPLRIALVVGFAIGTLSLTYAVWIALQTIGFGKDLPGYASIFCGMMFLGGVQLMGIGLLGEYVGRTYIESKSRPPYLVKRVISKGAGRARQD, from the coding sequence ATGAATTCGATCAATTCCCTCGCGGTCGTCGTGCCCATGTTCAACGAGGCGCAGAGCATCGACCGCTTCATCGACCGCACCGTGCTGGCGCTGGCCGCCACGGGTCTGGACATCCGTTTCGTCTTCGTCGACGACGGCAGTTCCGACGACAGCGTGGCGCGGGCCTCGGCGCGGTTGCCGGAACTGCCGGGTTCGGCGGTGGTCCAGCTCAGCCGCAACTTCGGCAAGGAGGCGGCGCTGCTGGCCGGCCTCGACGCGGCGCTGGCGGGCGAGTGCGACGCCATCGTCATGATCGACGCCGATCTGCAGCATCCGCCCGAGGCCATTCCGAAGATGGTGGAGGAGTTCCGCAACGGCAACGATGTGGTGATCGCCTCGCGGGCGTCGCGGACCGGCGACTCGTTCGCCCGGCGCAGCTTCACCAAGCTGTTCTACAAGAGCATCAACTGGCTGGCGGAAATCCCCATCGTCGACGGCGACGGCGATTTCCGTTTGCTCGGGCGCGACGTGGTCGAAGCGCTGTGCAGCCTGCGCGAGCAGCACCGCTTCACCAAGGGCCTGTACTCCTGGGTCGGCTTCCAGCAGCTGCGGATGCCGGTGGAGTACGAAACGCGCGACGCGGGCGAGAGCAAGTTCCGTTACGGCCCGCTGGTGGCCCTGGCGCTGAACGCGGTCACCAGTTTCTCGGCCAAGCCGCTGCGCATCGCCTTGGTGGTCGGGTTCGCCATCGGCACGCTGTCGCTGACCTATGCGGTGTGGATCGCGCTGCAGACCATCGGTTTCGGCAAGGACCTGCCCGGTTACGCGTCGATCTTCTGCGGGATGATGTTCCTGGGCGGGGTGCAGCTCATGGGCATCGGCCTGCTCGGCGAGTACGTCGGCAGGACCTACATCGAATCCAAATCGCGGCCGCCTTATCTGGTCAAGCGGGTGATCTCGAAGGGCGCCGGCCGGGCGCGGCAAGACTGA
- a CDS encoding YfhO family protein → MPLSLGTQNTHALRRLLSVVLLSFAAVAAVYFPYLSSQVNATSDGQFAQFFESVFGWSDLYLGGWPLYADPNSMSFYPLRYLFPATREAFDYFSLTAPLIFAVGNAALAWELTRSRPATALAAVAAPGLGFFIAHVGHTSMLHAAAYAPWMVYACLKLAQRRADWALWVALLGGSTALSLLAGHPQATVYALAASALMAAPIGAGWKDWIVTYAKAGVGVVLGLGLSAVFLIPAARFVGESTRNTMTADLLRQFSLRPFELGLDVFPFLAGGYWDAGVVTSYVGTDATNSWSENIAYVGVGIFSLVVVGLRGFWADPTKRKILLGLIASLLLALAPSLPGAAQVLVDVPVVSMFRAWGRWQVVSSLFALQLACIALAQLRDERPAVRGGAASSFLPWLVVPAVLATIALSPHLQGKVGAADLFQGKPLVQIAVLAAIGVSIFALRTQWGRARAPLVWVPIALIAAELLFLSRHATWANAYAGPASVEQTNAVAKVKGILARTDGRLLTLSGWESPHLSPDTVRAAEVPSLNWYGPLLNSRFAELAGTTTGGWTRPDVLDDGNQVLDIYGVSVVEPYIAHAQPPGAALDSPDSARRWTPLSSGAGALLLNTRSLPRVRLVAETVYADDSGALKALKTSTLPDGRGFQARSAALVERPELQFASAGGIPAHKTDATGDDAFSVTFQAPTAHPLMLVVGDNYSRNWKAVVDGKRAAAVRVNYNQIGVPVPAGARQVAVAYHDSRLIKGVAASLVSLFAACLLVLFGLKRAKRNQGL, encoded by the coding sequence ATGCCCCTTTCCCTCGGGACCCAAAACACGCACGCCCTGCGCCGCCTGTTGAGCGTGGTCCTGCTGTCTTTCGCGGCCGTCGCCGCGGTCTATTTCCCGTACCTGTCCAGCCAGGTGAACGCCACCTCGGACGGCCAGTTCGCGCAGTTCTTCGAAAGCGTGTTCGGCTGGAGCGATCTGTATCTGGGCGGATGGCCGCTGTACGCGGATCCGAACTCGATGTCGTTCTATCCCTTGCGCTACCTGTTCCCGGCGACCCGCGAGGCATTCGACTACTTCTCCCTGACCGCTCCGCTGATCTTCGCCGTCGGCAACGCGGCCTTGGCCTGGGAACTGACCCGCTCGCGCCCCGCGACGGCGCTCGCCGCCGTCGCCGCGCCGGGGCTGGGCTTCTTCATCGCCCACGTCGGCCACACCTCGATGCTGCACGCCGCGGCCTACGCGCCGTGGATGGTGTACGCCTGCCTGAAGCTGGCGCAGCGCCGCGCCGATTGGGCGCTGTGGGTCGCACTGCTGGGCGGCTCGACGGCGCTGTCGCTGCTGGCCGGCCATCCGCAGGCGACGGTCTACGCCCTGGCGGCCTCGGCGTTGATGGCCGCGCCGATCGGCGCCGGGTGGAAGGACTGGATCGTCACCTACGCGAAGGCGGGCGTCGGCGTGGTGCTCGGGCTGGGGCTGAGCGCCGTGTTCCTGATCCCGGCCGCGCGCTTCGTCGGCGAGTCGACCCGCAACACCATGACCGCCGACTTGCTGCGCCAGTTCAGCCTGCGGCCGTTCGAGCTGGGGCTGGACGTGTTCCCGTTCCTGGCCGGCGGTTACTGGGATGCCGGCGTGGTCACCTCCTACGTCGGCACCGACGCGACCAACAGTTGGAGCGAGAACATCGCCTACGTGGGCGTCGGCATTTTCTCGCTGGTGGTCGTGGGCCTGCGCGGATTCTGGGCGGACCCGACCAAGCGCAAGATCCTGCTCGGCCTGATCGCCTCGCTGCTGCTGGCGCTGGCGCCGTCGCTGCCGGGCGCCGCGCAGGTGCTGGTGGACGTGCCGGTCGTGTCGATGTTCCGCGCCTGGGGCCGCTGGCAGGTGGTCTCGTCGCTGTTCGCGCTGCAGTTGGCCTGCATCGCGCTGGCGCAGTTGCGCGACGAGCGCCCGGCGGTGCGCGGCGGCGCCGCGTCCTCGTTCCTGCCGTGGCTGGTGGTGCCGGCCGTGCTGGCGACGATCGCCCTGAGCCCGCATTTGCAGGGCAAGGTCGGCGCCGCCGATCTGTTCCAAGGCAAGCCGCTGGTCCAGATTGCGGTCCTGGCGGCCATCGGCGTGTCGATCTTCGCCTTGCGCACGCAATGGGGGCGCGCCCGCGCGCCGCTGGTGTGGGTGCCGATCGCGTTGATCGCCGCCGAGCTGCTGTTCCTCTCGCGCCATGCCACCTGGGCCAACGCCTATGCGGGGCCGGCGTCGGTCGAGCAGACCAATGCGGTCGCCAAGGTCAAGGGAATTCTCGCGCGCACCGACGGCCGCCTGCTGACCCTGTCGGGGTGGGAGAGCCCACACCTGTCGCCGGACACCGTCCGCGCGGCCGAAGTGCCCTCGCTCAACTGGTACGGGCCGCTGCTCAACTCGCGCTTCGCCGAACTCGCCGGCACCACCACGGGCGGCTGGACCCGCCCGGACGTGCTGGACGACGGCAATCAGGTGCTGGACATCTACGGGGTGTCGGTCGTCGAGCCGTACATCGCCCACGCCCAGCCGCCGGGGGCGGCGCTGGACTCGCCCGATTCGGCGCGGCGCTGGACGCCGTTGTCGTCCGGCGCCGGCGCGCTGTTGCTCAATACCCGCAGCTTGCCGCGGGTGCGTTTAGTCGCCGAAACCGTCTACGCGGACGATTCCGGCGCGCTGAAGGCCCTGAAGACCTCGACGCTGCCCGACGGCCGCGGCTTCCAGGCGCGTTCGGCCGCGCTGGTCGAACGGCCGGAACTGCAGTTCGCCAGCGCCGGCGGCATTCCCGCGCACAAGACCGATGCCACCGGCGACGACGCGTTCTCGGTGACGTTCCAGGCGCCGACCGCGCATCCGTTGATGCTCGTGGTCGGCGACAACTACTCGCGCAACTGGAAGGCCGTCGTCGACGGCAAGCGCGCCGCCGCGGTGCGCGTCAACTACAACCAGATCGGCGTGCCGGTGCCGGCCGGCGCGCGCCAGGTCGCGGTCGCCTATCACGACTCGCGCCTGATCAAGGGCGTCGCAGCGAGCCTGGTCTCGCTGTTCGCCGCATGCCTGCTGGTCCTGTTCGGATTGAAGCGCGCCAAGCGCAACCAAGGCCTATGA
- a CDS encoding MFS transporter: MTVSVHGTDSHAEVAPGDIAVGVIIGRASEYFDFFVYGIASALVFPSVFFPHLGKLEGTLWSFAIFALAFISRPFGTVLFMWIQRRWDRSTKLTIALFLLGTCTAGIAFLPGFAKIGALSLVLLSVFRLGQGIALGGSWDGLPSLLALNAPKERRGWYAMLGQLGAPVGFIIAAALFAYLSTALSRADFLEWGWRYPFFAAFALNVVALFARLRLVVTHEYERELGEQQLEPTPVLELFGAKGRHVVIGAFAALASYALFHIVTIFPLSWIVLYSDQSVTQFLIVQIIGATLAAGAVVASGWIADTFGRPRTLAALAAAIAMFSGFAPTLLGSGRVGQDVFILVGFVLLGLSYGQAAGSVTANFGAKYRYTGAALTSDLAWLIGAAFAPLVALGLCAHFGLAFVGVYLLSGAVCTMVALGVNRMLKLRS; the protein is encoded by the coding sequence ATGACCGTTTCGGTGCACGGCACCGACTCGCACGCCGAAGTCGCGCCGGGCGACATCGCGGTCGGCGTGATCATCGGCCGCGCTTCGGAATACTTCGACTTCTTCGTGTACGGCATCGCCTCGGCGCTGGTGTTCCCGTCGGTGTTCTTCCCGCACCTGGGCAAGCTCGAAGGCACGCTGTGGTCGTTCGCGATCTTCGCGCTGGCCTTCATCTCGCGTCCGTTCGGCACCGTGTTGTTCATGTGGATCCAGCGCCGCTGGGACCGCAGCACCAAGCTCACCATCGCGCTGTTCCTGCTCGGCACCTGCACCGCCGGCATCGCCTTCCTGCCGGGCTTCGCCAAGATCGGCGCGTTGTCGCTGGTGCTGTTGTCGGTGTTCCGCCTCGGCCAGGGCATCGCCCTGGGCGGCAGCTGGGACGGCCTGCCGTCGCTGCTGGCGCTCAACGCGCCGAAGGAACGCCGCGGCTGGTACGCGATGCTCGGTCAGCTCGGCGCACCGGTCGGCTTCATCATCGCCGCGGCTTTGTTCGCTTATCTGAGCACCGCGCTGTCGCGCGCCGACTTCCTCGAATGGGGCTGGCGCTATCCGTTCTTCGCCGCGTTCGCGCTGAACGTGGTGGCGCTGTTCGCGCGCCTGCGTCTGGTCGTGACCCACGAGTACGAGCGCGAGCTCGGCGAGCAGCAGCTCGAGCCGACGCCGGTGCTGGAGCTGTTCGGCGCCAAGGGCCGCCACGTCGTCATCGGCGCGTTCGCCGCGCTGGCCAGCTACGCGCTGTTCCACATCGTCACGATCTTCCCGCTGTCGTGGATCGTGCTGTACTCCGATCAGTCGGTCACCCAGTTCCTGATCGTGCAGATCATCGGCGCGACCTTGGCCGCCGGCGCGGTCGTCGCCTCGGGCTGGATCGCCGACACCTTCGGCCGTCCGCGCACCCTGGCCGCGCTGGCCGCGGCGATCGCGATGTTCAGCGGCTTCGCGCCGACCCTGCTGGGTTCGGGCCGGGTCGGCCAGGACGTCTTCATCCTGGTCGGCTTCGTCCTGCTCGGCCTGTCCTACGGTCAGGCCGCCGGCTCGGTGACCGCCAACTTCGGCGCCAAGTACCGCTACACCGGTGCCGCGCTGACCTCGGATCTGGCCTGGCTGATCGGCGCGGCGTTCGCGCCGCTGGTGGCGCTGGGCCTGTGCGCGCACTTCGGCCTGGCCTTCGTCGGCGTCTACCTGCTGTCGGGCGCGGTGTGCACGATGGTGGCGTTGGGCGTGAACCGGATGCTCAAGCTGCGCAGCTGA
- the cyoA gene encoding ubiquinol oxidase subunit II — MNAIKSLLRPLLLLGALLPLAGCNTLLLNAPGDVARQQGDLIIVSTVLMLLIIVPVIALTLFFAWRYRASNTKATYKPDWDHSTQLELLIWAAPLLIIIVLGAITWVSTHTLDPYRPLDRIKAGQPVAADVKPLEIEVVALDWKWLFLYPEQNIATINEIAAPIDRPIKFKITASSVMNSFYIPALAGQIYAMPGMETQLHAVMNHPGEYEGFSANYSGAGFSHMRFKFHGMDQAGFDKWVESNRASGQTLERAGYLELEKPSEKEPVRRYAAVAPGLYKAILNRCVDSSKMCMDEMMMIDAQGGLGNSANALAPRRRGDLRGGPVVASAMCVTEPSATPSWGVATLAP, encoded by the coding sequence ATGAACGCAATCAAGTCCCTCCTCCGTCCCCTGCTCCTGCTCGGCGCGCTGCTGCCGCTGGCGGGCTGCAATACGCTCCTTCTGAACGCGCCCGGCGACGTGGCCCGCCAGCAAGGCGATCTGATCATCGTCTCCACCGTGCTGATGCTGTTGATCATCGTGCCGGTGATCGCGCTGACCCTGTTCTTCGCGTGGCGCTACCGCGCCTCGAACACGAAGGCGACCTACAAGCCCGACTGGGATCACTCGACCCAGCTCGAGCTGCTGATCTGGGCCGCGCCGCTGCTGATCATCATCGTGCTCGGCGCGATCACCTGGGTCAGCACCCACACCCTCGATCCCTACCGCCCGCTCGACCGGATCAAGGCCGGCCAGCCGGTCGCCGCCGACGTCAAGCCGCTGGAGATCGAAGTGGTGGCGCTGGATTGGAAGTGGCTGTTCCTCTATCCCGAGCAGAACATCGCCACGATCAACGAGATCGCCGCGCCGATCGACCGTCCGATCAAGTTCAAGATCACCGCGTCCTCGGTGATGAACTCGTTCTACATTCCCGCGCTGGCCGGCCAGATCTACGCGATGCCGGGCATGGAAACGCAGCTGCACGCGGTGATGAACCACCCGGGCGAGTACGAGGGCTTCTCCGCCAACTACAGCGGCGCCGGCTTCTCGCACATGCGCTTCAAGTTCCACGGCATGGATCAGGCCGGCTTCGATAAGTGGGTCGAGAGCAACCGCGCCAGCGGCCAGACCCTGGAACGCGCCGGTTATCTCGAACTGGAGAAGCCGAGCGAGAAGGAACCGGTGCGCCGCTACGCCGCGGTCGCTCCGGGCCTGTATAAGGCCATCCTCAACCGCTGCGTCGACTCGTCGAAGATGTGCATGGACGAGATGATGATGATCGACGCGCAAGGCGGCCTGGGCAACAGCGCCAACGCGCTGGCCCCGCGCCGCCGCGGCGACCTGCGCGGCGGCCCGGTGGTGGCCTCGGCGATGTGCGTCACCGAGCCGTCGGCCACCCCGAGCTGGGGCGTCGCCACCCTGGCCCCCTGA
- the cyoB gene encoding cytochrome o ubiquinol oxidase subunit I has protein sequence MSDQSNLAKLIFGRLSWESIPLHEPILLGTFAMVALGGIAVLGLLTRYKLWGYLWNEWFTSIDHKKIGIMYIVLGLVMLLRGFADAIMMRMQQAMAFGDNAGFLPPHHYDQIFTAHGVIMIFFVAMPLVTGFMNYVVPLQIGARDVAFPFLNNFSFWMTACGAGLVMVSLFVGEFSTAGWLAYPPLSGIAYSPSVGVDYYIWALQIAGVGTLLSGVNLIATIVKMRAPGMGLMKMPVFTWTSLCTNVLIVAAFPVLTAVLVLLSLDRYAGTNFFTNDLGGNPMMYVNLIWIWGHPEVYILILPCFGIFSEIVSTYSGKRLFGYASMVYATVVITILSYLVWLHHFFTMGSGASVNSFFGITTMIISIPTGAKIFNWLFTMYRGRIRFDVPMLWTVGFMVTFVIGGMTGVLLAVPPADFVLHNSLFLIAHFHNVIIGGVLFGLFAGINFWWPKAFGFKLDPFWGKCSFWFWQIGFFFAFMPLYVLGLMGVTRRMSHFDDPSIQIWFIIAAFGAGLIALGIASFLVQVFVSIRNRDKLRDQTGDPWQGRTLEWSTSSPPPAYNFAFTPVVHDNDAWHDMKQRGFQRPTSGFIAIHMPKNTAAGLIIALLSTVCAFAMIWQMWLVAGVSFVAMLVATIVHTFNYKRDFYIPADEVTATEDQRTQQLAAAHV, from the coding sequence ATGTCTGACCAATCCAACCTCGCCAAGCTGATCTTCGGCCGGCTCTCGTGGGAATCGATCCCGCTGCACGAGCCGATCCTGCTCGGCACTTTCGCCATGGTCGCGCTCGGCGGCATCGCCGTGCTCGGCCTGCTGACGCGCTACAAGCTCTGGGGCTATCTCTGGAACGAGTGGTTCACCAGCATCGACCACAAGAAGATCGGCATCATGTACATCGTGCTGGGGCTGGTCATGCTCCTGCGCGGCTTCGCCGACGCGATCATGATGCGCATGCAGCAGGCGATGGCCTTCGGCGACAACGCCGGCTTCCTGCCGCCGCACCACTACGACCAGATCTTCACCGCCCACGGCGTGATCATGATCTTCTTCGTGGCGATGCCGCTGGTGACGGGCTTCATGAACTACGTGGTGCCGCTGCAGATCGGCGCGCGCGACGTGGCCTTCCCGTTCCTCAACAACTTCAGCTTCTGGATGACCGCCTGCGGCGCGGGCCTGGTGATGGTCTCGCTGTTCGTCGGCGAGTTCTCCACCGCCGGCTGGCTGGCGTACCCGCCGCTGTCGGGCATCGCCTACAGTCCCAGCGTCGGCGTCGACTACTACATATGGGCGCTGCAGATCGCCGGCGTCGGCACCTTGCTATCGGGCGTCAACCTGATCGCGACCATCGTCAAGATGCGCGCGCCGGGCATGGGCCTGATGAAGATGCCGGTGTTCACCTGGACCTCGCTGTGCACCAACGTGCTGATCGTGGCAGCGTTCCCGGTGCTGACCGCGGTGCTGGTGCTGCTCTCGCTCGACCGCTACGCGGGCACCAACTTCTTCACGAACGATCTGGGCGGCAACCCCATGATGTACGTGAACCTGATCTGGATCTGGGGCCACCCGGAGGTCTACATCCTGATCCTGCCCTGCTTCGGCATCTTCTCCGAGATCGTCTCCACCTACAGCGGCAAGCGCCTGTTCGGCTACGCCTCGATGGTGTACGCGACCGTGGTGATCACGATCCTGTCCTACCTGGTGTGGCTGCACCACTTCTTCACCATGGGTTCGGGCGCGAGCGTCAACTCGTTCTTCGGCATCACCACGATGATCATCTCGATCCCGACGGGCGCGAAGATCTTCAACTGGCTGTTCACCATGTACCGCGGCCGCATCCGCTTCGACGTGCCGATGCTGTGGACGGTGGGCTTCATGGTCACCTTCGTCATCGGCGGCATGACCGGCGTGCTGCTGGCGGTCCCGCCGGCCGACTTCGTCCTGCACAACAGCCTGTTCCTGATCGCGCACTTCCATAACGTGATCATCGGCGGCGTGCTGTTCGGCCTGTTCGCCGGCATCAACTTCTGGTGGCCCAAGGCCTTCGGCTTCAAGCTCGATCCGTTCTGGGGCAAGTGCTCGTTCTGGTTCTGGCAGATCGGCTTCTTCTTCGCCTTCATGCCGCTGTACGTGCTCGGCCTGATGGGCGTGACCCGCCGCATGAGCCACTTCGACGACCCGTCGATCCAGATCTGGTTCATCATCGCCGCCTTCGGCGCCGGCCTGATCGCGCTGGGCATCGCCAGCTTCCTGGTCCAGGTGTTCGTCAGCATCCGCAACCGCGACAAGCTGCGCGACCAGACCGGCGACCCGTGGCAGGGCCGCACCCTGGAGTGGTCGACGTCCTCGCCGCCGCCGGCCTACAACTTCGCCTTCACCCCGGTCGTGCACGACAACGACGCCTGGCACGACATGAAGCAACGCGGCTTCCAGCGTCCGACCTCGGGCTTCATCGCGATCCACATGCCCAAGAACACCGCCGCCGGCCTGATCATCGCCCTGCTCAGCACCGTCTGCGCGTTCGCCATGATCTGGCAGATGTGGCTGGTGGCCGGCGTGTCCTTCGTCGCCATGCTGGTCGCGACCATCGTCCACACCTTCAACTACAAGCGCGACTTCTACATCCCGGCGGACGAAGTGACCGCCACGGAAGACCAGCGCACGCAACAACTGGCCGCCGCCCATGTCTGA